A genomic stretch from Oryzias latipes chromosome 24, ASM223467v1 includes:
- the slc35b2 gene encoding adenosine 3'-phospho 5'-phosphosulfate transporter 1: MPSFSWRVWPALLFILLPHTAAAEETSLLDGWHEIWIFRFILNLLGYSTIIVPGYLLISYLKRTNYLEKGGGICYPVIKTCVFGSEDKTSSLDSGSGSSRTDGDSGSSFKQAVKLAFCAAGLQASYLTWGVLQERVMTRSYGATTPEEGEERFTDSQFLVFMNRILALTVAGLWCLLFKQPRHGAPMYKYSFASLSNIMSSWCQYEALKFISFPTQVLAKASKVIPVMLMGKIVSQKNYEYWEYLTALLISVGVSMFLLSSSEDKHPSTVTTFSGVIILVGYIVFDSFTSNWQDNLFKYKMSSVQMMFGVNMFSCLFTVGSLLEQGAFFDSLAFMMRHSEFAFHAVLLSVCSACGQLFIFYTINQFGAAVFTIIMTLRQAFAILLSCFLYGHAVTVVGGFGVAVVFLALFLRVYARSRMKASRRPAAPTQKV, from the exons ATGCCTTCTTTCTCATGGAG GGTTTGGCCTGCACTGCTGTTTATCTTGCTGCCTCACACTGCGGCTGCAGAGGAGACGTCACTGCTGGACGGCTGGCACGAAATTTGGATTTTCCGCTTCATCCTCAATCTACTGGGATACTCCACCATCATTGTTCCCGGCTACCTCCTCATTAGCTACCTGAAGCGTACCAACTACCTAGAAAAAG GCGGTGGAATTTGCTACCCGGTCATAAAAACCTGTGTGTTTGGCAGCGAAGACAAGACGAGCTCGCTGGATTCTGGCTCCGGTTCGAGCCGGACTGATGGGGATTCGGGATCATCGTTCAAACAGGCTGTCAAATTGGCCTTTTGTGCTGCCGGACTTCAG GCATCATACCTGACATGGGGAGTCCTCCAGGAGAGGGTGATGACTCGTTCTTACGGAGCCACGACTCCGGAGGAAGGGGAAGAGAGATTTACAGACTCCCAGTTCTTGGTGTTCATGAACCGCATCCTTGCTCTGACTGTGGCGGGCCTGTGGTGCTTGCTGTTCAAGCAGCCTCGCCACGGTGCTCCCATGTACAAGTATTCCTTCGCTTCGCTCTCCAACATCATGAGCAGCTGGTGTCAATACGAGGCCCTCAAGTTCATCAGCTTCCCCACGCAAGTGCTTGCCAAAGCCTCCAAAGTCATCCCCGTCATGCTTATGGGGAAGATCGTTTCTCAGAAGAATTACGAGTACTGGGAGTACCTCACTGCTCTGCTGATCTCCGTTGGAGTCAGCATGTTCCTCCTCTCCAGCTCGGAGGACAAGCATCCGTCCACCGTCACCACCTTCAGCGGCGTCATCATCCTCGTCGGATACATCGTGTTCGACAGCTTCACCTCTAACTGGCAGGACAACCTGTTCAAGTACAAGATGTCGTCGGTGCAGATGATGTTCGGGGTGAACATGTTCTCCTGCCTCTTCACCGTGGGCTCGCTGCTCGAGCAGGGTGCCTTCTTTGACTCGCTGGCCTTCATGATGCGTCACTCTGAGTTTGCCTTTCATGCGGTGCTGCTGTCCGTCTGCTCGGCGTGCGGCCAGCTCTTCATCTTCTACACCATCAACCAGTTCGGCGCAGCCGTCTTCACCATCATCATGACGCTGCGGCAGGCCTTCGCCATCCTGCTGTCCTGCTTCCTGTACGGTCACGCCGTCACTGTAGTGGGGGGCTTTGGGGTCGCTGTCGTTTTCCTGGCACTCTTCCTGCGGGTTTACGCGCGCAGCCGCATGAAGGCGAGCCGGCGGCCCGCCGCTCCCACACAGAAGGTGTAA
- the nfkbie gene encoding NF-kappa-B inhibitor epsilon, whose product MSRVDRCKDDSLEDTRIDSGIDSSYRATLHSEERREPSVDFGGPRDKFSTADERVDSAYGSSSMTTDSLSEMVHDWSLRDGEEQQPQSPDELSEENILTSITEDGDTLLHLAIIHEDTHIAQELIQLFPKEVLDIQNNLYQSPLHLATYLNLTDVVRDLTRKGASLELQDQDGNTALHVACQHGQKECASEMTQDFCPSTLEPVLKIQNWRGLACLHLAALNRKHQIMNLLVKKGADLNIQEGTSGKTALHLAVEMHDIASVRLLLNRGANVDAAMFNGCTPLHLAVGRQDIAIANLLFQAGADTMLRNMEDETALDLADGNDDILAVFPFDDIQISGRSVVLS is encoded by the exons ATGTCGCGCGTCGACCGTTGCAAAGATGACTCGCTGGAGGACACGCGCATAGACTCGGGCATCGACTCGTCGTACCGCGCCACGCTACACTCAGAGGAGCGCCGCGAGCCGAGCGTGGACTTCGGCGGCCCGAGGGACAAGTTTTCCACCGCGGATGAGCGCGTGGACTCGGCTTACGGATCCTCGTCCATGACCACGGACAGCCTGTCAGAGATGGTGCACGACTGGAGTCTTAGAGACGGCGAGGAGCAGCAGCCGCAAAGTCCTGATGAACTCTCAGAGGAGAACATTCTCACGTCCATCACGGAAGATGGAGACAc ACTCTTGCACCTCGCAATCATCCATGAAGACACGCACATCGCTCAGGAGCTGATACAGCTCTTCCCCAAAGAAGTCCTGGACATCCAGAACAATTTATACCAG AGTCCTCTCCACCTTGCCACCTACCTAAACCTGACAGACGTGGTGAGGGACCTGACAAGGAAAGGGGCCAGCCTGGAGCTGCAGGACCAGGACGGGAACACGGCGCTCCACGTGGCCTGCCAGCACGGGCAGAAGGAGTGCGCCTCGGAGATGACCCAGGACTTTTGTCCCAGCACGCTAGAGCCGGTCCTCAAGATTCAAAACTGGAGAG GTCTCGCTTGTCTTCACCTGGCTGCACTTAACAGGAAACACCAAATTATGAACCTCCTGGTGAAAAAAGGAGCAGATCTGAACATTCAG GAAGGAACGAGTGGCAAAACGGCCCTTCACCTGGCGGTGGAGATGCACGACATCGCATCAGTGAGACTTCTGCTCAACAGGGGGGCCAATGTGGATGCTGCCATGTTTAACGGCTGCACGCCCCTGCATCTGGCAGTGGGGAGGCAAGACATCGCCATCGCCAACCTCCTGTTCCAGGCCGGCGCCGACACGATGCTGCGGAACATGGAGGACGAGACGGCGCTGGATCTGGCTGACGGCAACGATGAT ATTCTGGCAGTGTTCCCCTTTGATGACATCCAGATCTCCGGGAGGTCTGTGGTTTTGAGCTGA
- the tmem151b gene encoding transmembrane protein 151B — protein MSPASAAPASESCTTTVPEVEVDSPREEQKPQKQSLTKSLCQETHWKCLLLSLLMYSCVGVTVWCQVTKVTHLSFDSAYKGKSMMYSDSPCTSGYIYIPLAFLVMLYVVYLVECWHCYARNELQYKVDLESVAERIQRMQQATPCIWWKAISYHYVRRTRHVTRYRNGDAYTSTQVYHERVNTHVAEAEFDYGNCGVKDVSKILLGLEGFPITRVRFTKCFSFANVESENSYLTQRARFFTENEGLDDYMEAREGMHLKNVDFKEYMVVFSDPNHPPWYASNSIFWVAAAFTLSWPLRVLTEYCTACVHYHVEKLFGFDYVPVTPSEERPHCSHIPRVNTIDSTELEWHIRSNQQLVPSYSEAVLMDLAQLSGGCNSYSMSGSYGSYRQNCERCHRAISSSSIFSRSALSICNSPRIPFSSSRFSLSRLYGSRRSCLWRSSGSLNEQSGPSESTRCLSGQQSSEENPPGYQDALCFPVLIVHRNEGCLNHDHRSLHRNGSCVETSL, from the exons ATGTCCCCAGCATCAGCAGCACCAGCCAGTGAAAGCTGCACCACCACAGTCCCAGAGGTGGAGGTTGACAGCCCCAGGGAGGAG caaaaacctcaaaaacagTCTCTGACCAAATCCTTGTGTCAAGAAACCCACTGGAAATGCCTTCTGCTGTCCCTGCTGATGTACAGCTGTGTCGGGGTCACAGTGTGGTGCCAGGTGACCAAGGTAACCCACCTTTCCTTTGACAGCGCTTACAAAGGAAAGTCCATGATGTACAGCGACAGTCCCTGCACCAGTGGCTACATCTACATCCCCCTGGCCTTTCTGGTCATGCTGTATGTGGTCTACTTGGTGGAGTGCTGGCACTGCTACGCCAGGAACGAGCTGCAGTACAAAGTGGACTTGGAGAGTGTGGCGGAGCGCATTCAGCGAATGCAGCAGGCGACGCCCTGCATCTGGTGGAAGGCCATAAGCTACCACTACGTCAGGAGGACACGGCACGTGACGCGGTATCGCAACGGAGATGCCTACACCTCTACTCAGGTCTACCACGAGAGAGTGAACACGCATGTGGCCGAGGCGGAGTTTGACTATGGGAATTGCGGTGTTAAGGATGTCTCAAAAATCCTGTTAGGCCTGGAGGGCTTCCCAATCACCAGGGTGAGGTTCACTAAGTGCTTCAGCTTTGCCAATGTGGAGTCCGAAAACTCCTATCTTACCCAGCGAGCCAGGTTCTTCACGGAAAACGAAGGTCTAGATGATTACATGGAGGCCCGTGAGGGGATGCACCTAAAGAATGTAGACTTTAAGGAGTATATGGTTGTCTTCTCGGATCCCAATCACCCTCCTTGGTATGCGTCCAACTCCATTTTCTGGGTGGCAGCTGCTTTCACCCTCTCCTGGCCTTTGCGGGTGCTGACGGAGTACTGCACCGCCTGTGTGCACTACCACGTGGAGAAGCTGTTTGGTTTTGACTATGTGCCAGTAACACCATCTGAGGAGCGTCCACACTGCAGCCACATCCCTCGAGTTAACACCATTGACAGTACTGAGCTTGAGTGGCACATCCGCTCCAACCAGCAGCTGGTGCCCAGCTACTCGGAGGCGGTTCTTATGGATTTGGCTCAGCTCTCAGGGGGCTGCAACAGCTACTCCATGAGTGGAAGTTATGGTAGCTACAGGCAGAACTGTGAACGTTGCCATCGGGCCATCAGCAGCTCCTCCATCTTCTCCCGCAGCGCCCTCAGCATCTGCAACAGCCCCCGCATCCCCTTCAGCAGCAGCCGCTTCTCCCTGAGCCGGCTGTACGGCTCCAGGCGGAGCTGcctgtggaggagcagcgggaGCCTGAACGAGCAGTCGGGCCCCAGCGAGAGCACCCGCTGCCTGTCAGGCCAGCAGAGCAGCGAGGAGAACCCTCCTGGCTATCAGGACGCTCTGTGCTTCCCGGTTCTTATCGTACATCGCAACGAGGGATGCCTGAATCATGACCACCGCTCGCTGCACAGAAATGGCTCCTGTGTGGAGACTTCACTGTAA